TCTGGCGCGCGGCCGATCGCTCTACCGCGAGGAAGGGATCGATGCCGCCTTGATCTCCCACGCCCTGCCGGGCCTTCCGCTGCTGGGGTTCTTCGGGAACGCCGAGATCGCTCCCCTCCGCGGCGTCAACCACCTCTTCACGTACACCGGCGTCCTGGTGCTCGTCGGCGACTAGTGCTCCCCTCCGCGACGGAGCGCGGTCAGGAGCCGCCGAAAATCGGCGGGAGGGGGCGCGTCGAACGCGAGCCTGGGACCGCCCGTGGGGTGGTCGAACGCGAGCCGGTGCGCGTGGAGCGCGGTCCGGCCGATCAGGGTCGATCGCCGGCCGTAAGCCACGTCCCCCAAGAGCGGGTGCCCCTCGGCGGCGAGCTGGACGCGAATCTGGTTCCTGCGTCCGGTCTCGAGCCTCACCTCGAGCAGCGTCGCGCCAGAGAATCGCTCGAGGACGCGGAAACGCGAGACCGCCTTCCTCCCGGCGCGCTCGAGGGGAACCGGGTGGACCTTGAGGCTGACCGGGTGCTCGGCCAACCGGTGCTCGAGCCGCCCAAGGTCGCGCTCGAACCGCCCCTCGGCCACGGCAAGGTAGACCCGGTCGGGGCGGCCCGACGCGAACTGGGCCCGGAGGGCGGCGAACGCGGGTCCGGGGCGGGCCGCGACCACGAGGCCGGAAGTGAATCGATCGATCCGGTGGACCGCATGCACCGCCGGATGGCGGAAGCCCCGCTTCCGGTACAGGTCGGTCAGCATCTCGATGAGCGACTCGCCGCGGTGGGAAGGGGACGGGACGGTGATGAGGCCTGCCTCCTTGTCCACCACCACGAAGTCCCGCTCCTCGTGCACGATCCGGTAGCCGTGAGCGCGGTGGGCCCGCCGGGGCGCCGTGCGCGCGGTCGCCGCATCGGCGGTGGCCTCGATCCGGTCGCCGCGGGACACGCGAGCTCCCGGACTCGAGACGACCTCCCCGTTCCGGCGGACGCCGCCCGCGAGGATGAGCCCTCTCGCGCGGGAATGCGGGACCCGGAGCCGGTCGTGCAGGAGCTGCTGGACGCTCTTTCCGGCGTCGTCAGGCCCCGCGACCAGCATCTCGCGCCCCATGTCACGGATTATCCGCCGAGATCCTCCGCTCTCCCAGGCCCCTGGGCCCGGCGTCTCGACGGTTTCTCACTCGTTCGGGATATTCCCGTCGATTCGTCCCAGGATTTCGCTCGGTGGCTCTGCGCGCCTTCTCCGCGAGCCCACGACCAGCGCCAGGGATCCGGCCAGGACGCTCAGAGCGTAGTACGTTCCACGATGGACGAGCGCGGCCGCCGCCGCAGCCTCCGGGGGAATCCCGAGCCTCGCGTAGAGACCGATGAGCACGACCTCGGTCGCGCCGATTCCGCCGATCGTTCCGGTGAGGGTCCCCGCGAACGCGGCAAGCACCAGAGCGGTGGCGATCCCGAACAGCGGCGCGTCCACCCCGAGGGCGCGGAACACCATGGCGTTGGCCACGCAGAGGGAAAACCACGAGGCGGCGCCGAGGGCGATGTCGGAAGAGACCTCGTACCACGCGGAGCCCGTGCGTAGGAGGGGCGCCAGCACCGGCTCGAGCCAGCCCGGGACGGGGCCGTCGGGGCCCGGCTCCCGGAATCGCGCCGGCGTGAGGCGCGCGGCGACCTTCACGACGCCGGGACGCCGGACGAGGCGCAGCGTCCGGCCTCGGAGCGCGACGGCGAAGACCGGGAGCGCGACCGCGGCGATCCCGGAGAGGAGCAGCGCTCGTCGGCCGGCCGAGGGGGGCATGGAGAGCGCGGCCGCCGCCGCGAGGAGGCCGCCCAGGAGGAAATCGCCGAGG
This sequence is a window from Terriglobia bacterium. Protein-coding genes within it:
- a CDS encoding RluA family pseudouridine synthase — translated: MGREMLVAGPDDAGKSVQQLLHDRLRVPHSRARGLILAGGVRRNGEVVSSPGARVSRGDRIEATADAATARTAPRRAHRAHGYRIVHEERDFVVVDKEAGLITVPSPSHRGESLIEMLTDLYRKRGFRHPAVHAVHRIDRFTSGLVVAARPGPAFAALRAQFASGRPDRVYLAVAEGRFERDLGRLEHRLAEHPVSLKVHPVPLERAGRKAVSRFRVLERFSGATLLEVRLETGRRNQIRVQLAAEGHPLLGDVAYGRRSTLIGRTALHAHRLAFDHPTGGPRLAFDAPPPADFRRLLTALRRGGEH
- a CDS encoding flippase-like domain-containing protein encodes the protein MTALPPVERRPTGGAGARVLRVLILAACVGVLAWWVRSLGPRRILEAALDADPRWLALSLCAVASRYLIWAAKWQRMMRRTGRVGFGTTLRAILSGTLLNLVTPSAKLAGGVLRAAIVQRSTGWRMALAYGWSVADQVTNVLGDFLLGGLLAAAAALSMPPSAGRRALLLSGIAAVALPVFAVALRGRTLRLVRRPGVVKVAARLTPARFREPGPDGPVPGWLEPVLAPLLRTGSAWYEVSSDIALGAASWFSLCVANAMVFRALGVDAPLFGIATALVLAAFAGTLTGTIGGIGATEVVLIGLYARLGIPPEAAAAAALVHRGTYYALSVLAGSLALVVGSRRRRAEPPSEILGRIDGNIPNE